Proteins encoded by one window of Nocardioides euryhalodurans:
- the fliD gene encoding flagellar filament capping protein FliD — MSGAASISGLASGLDTATIIDQLMQLEAVPQARLRSRVSSEQLVVNALQTLNAKVASLTTKAADLAKASAWSPVTATSSNTGVSIATSSAAGPVSFSVRVDRTSASHRLELTDAAALDEAGSVPSTVRLDRLDGTTSLDLTTDGTLQGLVDAINAPANATGLHATTVKVGEGSYRLLVESTSTGAASDFTLADAGDGSPVLGGATVRAGRDAQITLGDSIVVTSASNTFTDVVTGVSLTLAADATGTSEIAVRRDTNALTSQVQGMVDAVNNVLADIDSLTGYNATTKASGLLAGDTNARSLRSALLETVFPADGSSLAGLGVQTDRTGKLVFDATTFKEAYAADPAGAQARFTTTEEGFASRLHAVAKGASDKIDGTLTTAVTGRNDAIRRLNDSIDAWDQRLELRRSSLTRQFTALETALSQMSSQSSWLAGQINSLPSTGSGS; from the coding sequence ATGAGCGGCGCCGCCAGCATCAGCGGGCTCGCCAGCGGGCTGGACACCGCGACGATCATCGACCAGCTCATGCAGCTGGAAGCGGTCCCGCAGGCCCGGCTCCGCAGCCGGGTCAGCAGCGAGCAGCTCGTCGTCAACGCGCTGCAGACCCTCAACGCCAAGGTCGCCTCCCTCACCACGAAGGCCGCCGACCTGGCCAAGGCCTCCGCGTGGTCCCCCGTGACCGCCACCTCCTCCAACACCGGCGTGAGCATCGCCACCAGCAGCGCCGCGGGCCCGGTCTCCTTCTCGGTCAGGGTCGACCGGACCTCGGCCAGCCACCGCCTGGAGCTCACGGACGCCGCCGCCCTCGACGAAGCCGGCTCCGTCCCCTCGACGGTGCGGCTCGACCGCCTCGACGGCACCACGTCCCTCGACCTCACCACCGACGGCACCCTGCAGGGCCTGGTCGATGCGATCAACGCCCCCGCCAACGCCACCGGGCTCCACGCCACCACCGTCAAGGTCGGCGAGGGCTCGTACCGCCTCCTGGTCGAGTCGACCTCGACCGGTGCGGCCAGCGACTTCACGCTCGCGGACGCCGGCGACGGCTCCCCCGTCCTGGGTGGCGCCACCGTTCGCGCCGGTCGCGACGCGCAGATCACCCTCGGCGACTCCATCGTCGTGACGTCGGCGAGCAACACCTTCACCGACGTCGTGACCGGCGTGAGCCTCACCCTCGCCGCGGACGCGACCGGCACCTCCGAGATCGCAGTGCGCCGCGACACCAACGCCCTCACCAGCCAGGTGCAGGGCATGGTCGACGCCGTCAACAACGTGCTGGCCGACATCGACAGCCTGACGGGCTACAACGCCACGACGAAGGCGAGCGGACTGCTCGCCGGCGACACGAACGCCCGCTCGTTGAGGAGCGCGCTCCTCGAGACCGTGTTCCCCGCCGACGGCAGCAGCCTCGCCGGCCTCGGCGTCCAGACCGACCGCACGGGCAAGCTGGTCTTCGACGCCACCACCTTCAAGGAGGCCTACGCCGCCGACCCCGCCGGGGCGCAGGCGCGCTTCACGACCACCGAGGAGGGCTTCGCGAGCCGTCTCCACGCCGTGGCGAAGGGCGCCAGCGACAAGATCGACGGAACCCTCACCACGGCGGTCACCGGACGCAACGACGCCATCAGGCGCCTCAACGACAGCATCGACGCCTGGGACCAGCGCCTCGAGCTGCGCCGCAGCTCCCTGACGCGGCAGTTCACCGCCCTGGAGACGGCGCTCAGCCAGATGTCGAGCCAGTCCTCGTGGCTGGCCGGACAGATCAACAGCCTGCCCAGCACGGGCTCGGGAAGCTAA
- the fliE gene encoding flagellar hook-basal body complex protein FliE, with protein sequence MSVSGIEAVGFSPYVAPTVAPPATSGVQGAAGGGREFGDMVIDGIERLEGVQDHADRLAVQAATGDLSDIHDYTLAATEADVTTKLTVAVRNKALEAFTEIMRMQVG encoded by the coding sequence GTGAGTGTCTCCGGGATCGAGGCCGTCGGCTTCTCTCCGTACGTCGCACCGACCGTCGCTCCCCCCGCCACCTCGGGCGTCCAGGGGGCCGCCGGGGGTGGCCGGGAGTTCGGCGACATGGTCATCGACGGCATCGAGCGCCTCGAGGGCGTGCAGGACCACGCCGACCGGCTCGCCGTGCAGGCCGCGACGGGTGACCTGAGCGACATCCACGACTACACGCTCGCCGCGACGGAGGCCGACGTGACCACCAAGCTGACCGTGGCGGTCCGCAACAAGGCCCTCGAGGCGTTCACCGAGATCATGCGGATGCAGGTCGGATGA
- a CDS encoding flagellar basal body rod protein FlgB, whose protein sequence is MSLAMPDPVSAVLSSALDGISLRQRVIADNIANVDTPGFRATSVDFESSLAAAIDSGEMPAEGIAPSTAPTQTPVGPNGNNVDLRKESLAAIQSQFQYQVMTRAVSDRSALIKTAAGAV, encoded by the coding sequence GTGTCCCTGGCCATGCCCGATCCCGTGTCCGCGGTCCTGAGCTCTGCCCTCGACGGCATCTCGCTGCGGCAGCGCGTCATCGCCGACAACATCGCGAACGTCGACACCCCCGGCTTCCGCGCCACCAGCGTCGACTTCGAGTCCTCGCTGGCCGCCGCCATCGACTCCGGTGAGATGCCGGCCGAGGGGATCGCGCCGAGCACGGCGCCGACCCAGACCCCGGTGGGGCCGAACGGCAACAACGTCGACCTGCGCAAGGAGTCGCTGGCCGCGATCCAGTCGCAGTTCCAGTACCAGGTGATGACCCGCGCGGTCTCGGACCGCTCCGCGCTCATCAAGACCGCCGCAGGTGCCGTCTGA
- a CDS encoding sigma-70 family RNA polymerase sigma factor, whose translation MSLGSTSPQSPASHDLVTSHIALVGHVVRETMSRVPGHVSRDDLTSAGLTALVQAGRGFDPDLGVPFARYASTRIRGAVLDELRSVDWASRSVRRRARDIEETRTRLAHSLGRVPDDAQVASALGLEPAEVTANADDIARAQVLSLQGGTDESSYADSLVSTAPSPEQVLEHQERLTYLSEAVAELPERLRTVVEGYFLAERPMAEIAEELGVTESRVSQLRAEAMVLLKDALNSQLDPEQVAAPARPGGVAARRREAYFAAVAARHASGGVAAVAAEHAAGGRVRTSA comes from the coding sequence GTGTCCCTCGGTAGCACCTCCCCCCAGTCCCCCGCCTCCCACGACCTCGTCACCAGCCACATCGCGCTGGTCGGCCACGTGGTCCGCGAGACGATGTCGCGCGTCCCCGGCCACGTCAGCCGTGACGACCTGACCTCGGCCGGCCTCACCGCCCTGGTGCAGGCGGGCCGCGGGTTCGACCCCGACCTCGGGGTGCCGTTCGCGCGCTACGCGTCGACGCGGATCCGAGGTGCGGTCCTCGACGAGCTGCGCAGCGTCGACTGGGCCTCCCGCTCCGTGCGCCGGCGCGCCCGGGACATCGAGGAGACCCGGACCCGGCTGGCGCACTCCCTGGGCAGGGTCCCCGACGACGCCCAGGTCGCCAGCGCGCTCGGCCTCGAGCCGGCGGAGGTCACGGCGAACGCCGACGACATCGCCCGCGCCCAGGTCCTGTCGCTGCAGGGCGGCACGGACGAGTCGTCGTACGCCGACTCCCTCGTCTCCACCGCGCCCTCCCCCGAGCAGGTGCTCGAGCACCAGGAGCGCCTCACCTACCTCTCCGAGGCCGTCGCCGAGCTGCCCGAGCGGCTCCGCACGGTCGTGGAGGGCTACTTCCTCGCAGAGCGGCCGATGGCCGAGATCGCCGAGGAGCTGGGGGTCACCGAGTCGCGGGTGTCCCAGCTGCGCGCCGAGGCGATGGTGCTGCTCAAGGACGCCCTCAACTCCCAGCTCGACCCCGAGCAGGTCGCCGCACCCGCACGCCCGGGCGGCGTGGCGGCCCGGCGGCGCGAGGCGTACTTCGCCGCCGTCGCGGCCCGGCACGCCAGTGGTGGCGTGGCGGCGGTCGCCGCCGAGCACGCCGCCGGCGGTCGGGTCCGGACCAGCGCCTGA
- the flgN gene encoding flagellar export chaperone FlgN — MDLMEKLSLVLWRERELLETLHFKLEVEQLVLASGRTRWLMHAARDVDAVLSTIRETEVLRAVAADEAAAAIGMTSNPSLSALADAAEEPWSTILAEHRQAFVAATADITALADSNRDLISAGYRSARETLLSLGETTDGYAADGSATAEPVRPRLVDRSL, encoded by the coding sequence ATGGACCTGATGGAAAAGCTGTCGCTGGTGCTGTGGCGCGAGCGGGAGCTGCTCGAGACCTTGCACTTCAAGCTGGAGGTCGAGCAGCTGGTGCTCGCCAGCGGCCGTACGCGCTGGCTGATGCACGCGGCCCGCGACGTCGACGCCGTGCTGTCCACGATCCGCGAGACGGAGGTGCTGCGCGCGGTCGCGGCCGACGAGGCGGCGGCGGCCATCGGGATGACGTCCAACCCGAGCCTCAGCGCCCTCGCCGACGCGGCGGAGGAGCCCTGGTCCACGATCCTGGCCGAGCACCGGCAGGCGTTCGTCGCCGCGACCGCCGACATCACCGCGCTCGCCGACTCCAACCGTGACCTGATCTCCGCCGGCTACCGGTCCGCCCGGGAGACGCTGCTGTCCCTGGGGGAGACCACCGACGGCTACGCCGCGGACGGGTCGGCCACGGCCGAGCCGGTGCGGCCCCGGCTGGTGGACCGGAGCCTGTGA
- a CDS encoding FliI/YscN family ATPase, producing MTTFTPELRQRAHEAVRPVRLGRVAELMALHLRVVGVSAAVGDLVEVRGPVPVLAEVAASGAAGLVCLPLGDTSGLRVGDPVHHTGGPLRIGVGEALRGRVLDGLGRPVDGGPSLAGLERVVVDHPAPAALSRPRIDHQVGLGVRALDALTPCGRGQRIGIMAGSGVGKSSLLSMVARGTEAEISVIALVGERGREVREFIENDLGPEGLAHSVVVVATSDAPPVERLRAAFVATRIAEWFRESGRHVVLMMDSLTRVAMAQREIGLSAGEPPATRGYPPSVFALLPRLLERAGTSPEGSITGLYTVLVEGDDLHDPIGDTARSILDGHVVLSRRLATAGHFPSIDVLESISRVTSAVTTPEQRAAAVRLRRMLAAHRSVRELVEIGAYVPGADADADAALSLLPQIDAFLQQSMDETTPVAETWQRLRELVA from the coding sequence ATGACCACCTTCACCCCCGAGCTGCGGCAGCGGGCCCACGAGGCGGTCCGGCCGGTACGGCTCGGCCGCGTCGCCGAGCTGATGGCCCTCCACCTGCGCGTGGTCGGCGTGTCCGCCGCGGTCGGCGACCTCGTCGAGGTGCGGGGCCCCGTCCCGGTGCTCGCCGAGGTGGCCGCCAGCGGTGCGGCCGGCCTGGTCTGCCTCCCGCTGGGCGACACCTCCGGCCTGCGGGTCGGCGACCCGGTGCACCACACCGGCGGACCGCTGCGCATCGGCGTCGGCGAGGCCCTGCGCGGACGCGTGCTCGACGGCCTCGGGCGTCCCGTCGACGGCGGTCCGAGCCTCGCCGGGCTGGAGCGGGTCGTCGTCGACCACCCTGCCCCGGCGGCCCTCAGCCGTCCCCGGATCGACCACCAGGTCGGCCTGGGGGTCCGGGCGCTGGACGCGCTCACCCCGTGCGGCCGCGGCCAGCGCATCGGCATCATGGCCGGGTCCGGCGTGGGCAAGTCGAGCCTGCTCTCGATGGTCGCCCGCGGCACCGAGGCCGAGATCTCCGTCATCGCCCTCGTCGGCGAGCGTGGTCGCGAGGTCCGCGAGTTCATCGAGAACGACCTCGGCCCCGAGGGCCTCGCCCATTCGGTGGTCGTGGTCGCCACGTCCGACGCCCCGCCGGTCGAGCGGCTGCGGGCCGCCTTCGTGGCGACCCGGATCGCGGAGTGGTTCCGGGAGTCGGGCCGTCACGTCGTGCTGATGATGGACAGCCTGACCCGCGTCGCGATGGCCCAGCGCGAGATCGGGCTCTCCGCGGGTGAGCCGCCTGCCACCCGCGGCTACCCGCCGAGCGTCTTCGCGCTCCTGCCACGCCTCCTCGAGCGCGCGGGCACCTCGCCGGAGGGGAGCATCACCGGCCTCTACACGGTGCTCGTGGAGGGCGACGACCTCCACGACCCGATCGGTGACACCGCCCGCTCGATCCTCGACGGGCACGTCGTCCTCTCCCGCAGGCTCGCCACGGCGGGTCACTTCCCGAGCATCGACGTCCTCGAGTCGATCTCGCGCGTGACCTCCGCCGTGACGACCCCGGAGCAGCGGGCGGCCGCCGTACGACTGCGCCGGATGCTGGCCGCCCACCGGTCGGTGCGCGAACTGGTGGAGATCGGTGCGTACGTGCCGGGGGCCGACGCCGACGCGGACGCGGCACTCTCGCTGCTGCCGCAGATCGACGCCTTCCTCCAGCAGTCCATGGACGAGACCACGCCGGTCGCCGAGACCTGGCAGCGGCTGAGGGAGCTGGTGGCATGA
- a CDS encoding flagellar FliJ family protein: MSTGHPDAGMLAVARVRGVREQDSRLGLRRALTEEQEAGHRVALLEERLARSTKTDGSVASYLAVRASHQALAADAARAREALLSAGTVAVTARDHWQRDKTRLSAVELLLERRAERRREERLRREAGELDDVVAGRWLRARREEGERP, from the coding sequence ATGAGCACGGGTCACCCGGACGCCGGGATGTTGGCCGTGGCCCGCGTCCGCGGCGTCCGCGAGCAGGACAGCCGGCTGGGGTTGCGACGCGCCCTCACCGAGGAGCAGGAGGCGGGGCACCGCGTGGCCCTGCTGGAGGAGCGGCTCGCCCGCAGCACGAAGACCGACGGCAGCGTCGCGTCCTACCTCGCGGTCCGGGCGTCGCACCAGGCGCTCGCGGCCGACGCGGCCCGGGCCCGCGAGGCGCTGCTGAGCGCCGGCACCGTCGCCGTGACCGCCCGCGACCACTGGCAGCGGGACAAGACCCGGCTCTCGGCCGTCGAGCTGCTGCTCGAGCGCCGGGCCGAGCGTCGGCGCGAGGAGCGGCTCCGCCGCGAGGCCGGCGAGCTGGACGACGTCGTGGCAGGACGCTGGCTGCGTGCCCGTCGCGAGGAGGGTGAGCGACCGTGA
- the fliG gene encoding flagellar motor switch protein FliG, producing the protein MTTTGARKAAIVLIQMGRERAASVLAHLGEAEVELISGEIAQLQTVAPAESRDVLDEFHQLFTARAHIVRGGLEFAEHLLEQSLGKERAAEVVQRLNAMAVQLPFQFLHRADPAQLRSFIADEHPQVIALVLAHMTPEKASLVLSGLPSEQQTEVAHRIAVMDRTTPEIVRNVESILERKLSSVLQPTEVSRVGGLDPLVNIINRSDRSTERQIVEGLESLDAALAEEVRSRMFLFEDVVQLDDRAVQLVLRQVETSALAMALKGVGEQVRSKITGNLSERAAENLMEEVELLGPVRLAQVEEAQQAIIRTIRSLEESGEIMIRRGSDDEFVD; encoded by the coding sequence ATGACCACCACCGGGGCGCGCAAGGCCGCCATCGTCCTGATCCAGATGGGCCGCGAGCGCGCCGCGAGCGTGCTGGCCCACCTGGGCGAGGCCGAGGTCGAGCTGATCTCCGGCGAGATCGCCCAGCTCCAGACCGTGGCCCCGGCGGAGAGCCGGGACGTCCTCGACGAGTTCCACCAGCTCTTCACGGCCCGGGCCCACATCGTCCGGGGCGGCCTGGAGTTCGCCGAGCACCTGCTCGAGCAGTCGCTCGGCAAGGAGCGGGCCGCGGAGGTCGTGCAGCGCCTCAACGCGATGGCCGTGCAGCTGCCGTTCCAGTTCCTGCACCGGGCGGACCCCGCCCAGCTCCGCTCCTTCATCGCGGACGAGCACCCGCAGGTGATCGCGCTGGTCCTCGCCCACATGACGCCCGAGAAGGCGTCGCTGGTGCTCTCCGGGCTGCCGTCCGAACAGCAGACCGAGGTGGCGCACCGGATCGCGGTGATGGACCGGACCACCCCGGAGATCGTCCGCAACGTGGAGTCCATCCTGGAGCGGAAGCTCTCCTCGGTGCTCCAGCCGACGGAGGTCTCGCGGGTCGGTGGGCTGGACCCCCTCGTCAACATCATCAACCGCTCGGACCGCTCGACGGAGCGGCAGATCGTCGAGGGGCTCGAGTCGCTGGACGCCGCCCTCGCCGAGGAGGTCCGGAGCCGGATGTTCCTGTTCGAGGACGTCGTGCAGCTCGACGACCGTGCCGTGCAGCTGGTGCTGCGCCAGGTCGAGACCTCGGCCCTGGCGATGGCTCTCAAGGGCGTGGGCGAGCAGGTCCGCTCCAAGATCACCGGCAACCTGTCCGAGCGTGCTGCCGAGAACCTGATGGAGGAGGTCGAGCTCCTCGGGCCGGTCCGGCTCGCGCAGGTCGAGGAGGCCCAGCAGGCGATCATCCGGACCATCCGCTCGCTCGAGGAGAGCGGCGAGATCATGATCCGGCGAGGGAGCGACGATGAGTTCGTCGACTGA
- the fliF gene encoding flagellar basal-body MS-ring/collar protein FliF yields MKDNLRRTLAGYQRSFASFTTGQKVVAVVGTAALLLAGFMVFRWAAAPNYAPLFSSLSSSDASAVIEQLEADGVPYEITGGGGTIMVPRDQVYATRISLSGEGLPSDSGKGGYALLDNQDISTSQFKEQTDFKRAMEGELATTIEAIDSVDTAVVHLALPPEEVFADEQDPATASVLVATSPGADLQPEQVQAVVHLVASSIDGLDPDMVTVADSTGRVLSTNDGAGGAASTRSQQVEDYQDELNGRIQQMLDRVVGPGNSTVQVTANLDFDKSVTESTTYEADEDDPPLSSQTQSETYSGGQPGAGVGGVVGPEGQMETGATDGSGTYSQESTTRDNAVDTVVEHRETAPGSVESLHAAVVVDVNAPTKVDPVEVEELVTAAVGINPRRGDTVEVSALPFDRTAEDAAAAALEEAAADEAGSQRAEWIRNGVLILLVALLVLVVWLRSRKRAKARVQATTYVVEQLRQDQAERAAVAASRQRIDTSPATMALERADRDADVEVRDELAALVERQPEEVAALLRGWLVERH; encoded by the coding sequence ATGAAGGACAACCTGCGCCGGACGCTGGCGGGCTACCAGCGTTCCTTCGCGTCGTTCACGACCGGTCAGAAGGTCGTCGCCGTCGTCGGCACCGCAGCGCTGCTGCTCGCCGGCTTCATGGTCTTCCGCTGGGCCGCGGCGCCGAACTACGCCCCGCTCTTCAGCAGCCTGTCCTCCAGCGACGCCTCGGCCGTCATCGAGCAGCTGGAGGCCGACGGCGTCCCCTACGAGATCACCGGTGGCGGCGGCACGATCATGGTGCCGCGCGACCAGGTGTACGCGACCCGCATCTCCCTGAGCGGCGAGGGCCTGCCCAGCGACAGCGGCAAGGGCGGCTACGCGCTGCTCGACAACCAGGACATCTCGACGTCGCAGTTCAAGGAGCAGACCGACTTCAAGCGCGCGATGGAGGGCGAGCTCGCGACGACCATCGAGGCGATCGACAGCGTCGACACCGCGGTCGTCCACCTCGCCCTGCCGCCGGAGGAGGTCTTCGCCGACGAGCAGGACCCGGCGACGGCCTCGGTCCTCGTCGCCACCAGCCCGGGCGCGGACCTCCAGCCCGAGCAGGTCCAGGCGGTCGTCCACCTGGTCGCCTCCAGCATCGACGGCCTGGACCCCGACATGGTCACCGTCGCCGACTCGACCGGGCGCGTCCTCTCCACCAACGACGGCGCGGGCGGCGCAGCGAGCACCCGCTCGCAGCAGGTCGAGGACTACCAGGACGAGCTCAACGGCCGGATCCAGCAGATGCTCGACCGGGTCGTCGGCCCCGGCAACTCCACCGTCCAGGTGACCGCCAACCTCGACTTCGACAAGAGCGTCACCGAGTCGACGACCTACGAGGCCGACGAGGACGACCCGCCGCTGTCGTCGCAGACGCAGTCCGAGACCTACTCGGGCGGCCAGCCCGGCGCCGGGGTCGGCGGGGTCGTCGGTCCCGAGGGCCAGATGGAGACCGGCGCGACCGACGGCTCGGGCACCTACAGCCAGGAGTCGACCACCCGCGACAACGCGGTCGACACGGTCGTCGAGCACCGCGAGACCGCCCCCGGGAGCGTCGAGTCGCTCCACGCCGCGGTCGTCGTCGACGTCAACGCCCCCACCAAGGTCGACCCGGTCGAGGTCGAGGAGCTGGTCACCGCGGCGGTCGGCATCAACCCGCGCCGCGGCGACACGGTCGAGGTGTCCGCCCTCCCCTTCGACCGCACCGCCGAGGACGCCGCGGCTGCGGCGCTCGAGGAGGCGGCAGCCGACGAGGCCGGCTCGCAGCGGGCGGAGTGGATCCGCAACGGCGTGCTGATCCTGCTCGTGGCGCTGCTGGTGCTGGTCGTCTGGCTGCGCAGCCGCAAGCGGGCCAAGGCCCGTGTCCAGGCCACGACGTACGTCGTCGAGCAGCTGCGCCAGGACCAGGCCGAGCGGGCGGCGGTCGCCGCCTCCCGGCAGCGCATCGACACCTCGCCGGCCACCATGGCCCTGGAGCGCGCCGACCGCGATGCCGACGTGGAGGTCCGTGACGAGCTGGCCGCCCTGGTGGAGCGTCAGCCCGAGGAGGTCGCGGCCCTGCTCCGCGGCTGGCTGGTGGAGCGCCACTGA
- a CDS encoding FliH/SctL family protein, with translation MSSSTEPAVGLTLKELRPAHWTRLGQGSVQGDQVTEQLLDRLAESTRTAARSQGYAVGWAEGRREAEAAGRTAVAAVEAEAAAEAQRREAEHRAALAALEAAAEQLRARFEETCRAVEAQAADLALELTGALVGEAAAEAGSHAVVRALAALPAESGVLVRLHPDVAATAAGDLRERGVTVLPDGALSHADAVVETDTEVVDLRVDTALARLRGVLS, from the coding sequence ATGAGTTCGTCGACTGAGCCCGCCGTCGGGCTCACCCTCAAGGAGCTGCGGCCCGCGCACTGGACCCGCCTGGGCCAGGGCTCGGTCCAGGGCGACCAGGTCACCGAGCAGCTCCTCGACCGGCTCGCGGAGAGCACCCGCACGGCGGCCCGCTCGCAGGGGTACGCCGTCGGCTGGGCCGAGGGACGCCGCGAGGCCGAGGCCGCCGGCCGGACCGCGGTCGCCGCCGTCGAGGCGGAAGCAGCGGCCGAGGCGCAGCGACGCGAGGCAGAGCACCGGGCCGCCCTGGCGGCCCTCGAGGCTGCCGCGGAGCAGCTCCGCGCCCGGTTCGAGGAGACCTGCCGCGCCGTCGAGGCCCAGGCCGCCGACCTGGCGCTGGAGCTGACCGGCGCCCTCGTCGGCGAGGCCGCGGCGGAGGCCGGCAGCCACGCGGTCGTCCGAGCCCTGGCGGCGCTGCCCGCCGAGTCCGGCGTACTCGTCCGGCTCCACCCGGACGTCGCTGCCACGGCCGCCGGCGACCTGCGTGAGCGTGGCGTGACGGTGCTGCCCGACGGGGCGCTGTCGCACGCCGACGCCGTGGTCGAGACCGACACCGAGGTCGTCGACCTCCGGGTCGACACCGCCCTGGCCCGACTGCGGGGGGTCCTGTCATGA
- the fliS gene encoding flagellar export chaperone FliS, which translates to MMPIARTAYLEAAVQTASPARLLVMLMERLVLDCRRAQDAQQAGDHAQAHVQLVHAQDIVAELRGTLRKDAWEGAAGLDALYGHLQVRLVDANVGRDAAVTAHCLELAEGLAETWREAALRSAAVGA; encoded by the coding sequence ATGATGCCCATCGCTCGCACCGCCTACCTGGAGGCAGCCGTCCAGACGGCCAGCCCTGCCCGGCTGCTCGTCATGCTCATGGAGCGGCTCGTCCTCGACTGCCGACGCGCCCAGGACGCCCAGCAGGCCGGCGACCACGCCCAGGCCCACGTCCAGCTCGTCCACGCCCAGGACATCGTCGCCGAGCTGCGCGGCACGCTCCGCAAGGACGCCTGGGAGGGCGCTGCCGGCCTCGACGCCCTGTACGGCCACCTGCAGGTGCGCCTCGTCGACGCCAACGTCGGCCGCGACGCGGCCGTCACCGCCCACTGCCTCGAGCTGGCCGAGGGCCTGGCCGAGACCTGGCGCGAGGCCGCGCTGCGGTCCGCCGCCGTGGGTGCCTGA
- a CDS encoding flagellar basal body rod protein FlgC, with translation MGAFDMLRIANTSLGMHQTWLDSLAHNISNANTITSTDEPAFQQQMVVASSREDGGVDVDRIELGDAEGQLQYAPDHPLADEDGMVRAPAMDMSVQMTSLIQAQRGFQASVQVTKTAQDSYSSALQIGRAQ, from the coding sequence ATGGGCGCGTTCGACATGCTGCGCATCGCCAACACGAGCCTGGGCATGCACCAGACGTGGCTGGACTCGCTGGCGCACAACATCTCCAACGCCAACACGATCACCTCGACCGACGAGCCGGCGTTCCAGCAGCAGATGGTGGTCGCCTCCTCGCGGGAGGACGGCGGCGTCGACGTCGACCGGATCGAGCTCGGCGACGCCGAGGGCCAGCTGCAGTACGCGCCGGACCACCCGCTCGCGGACGAGGACGGCATGGTCCGCGCCCCCGCGATGGACATGAGCGTGCAGATGACCTCCCTCATCCAGGCCCAGCGCGGCTTCCAGGCCTCGGTCCAGGTCACCAAGACCGCCCAGGACTCCTACTCCTCCGCCCTGCAGATCGGACGTGCCCAGTGA
- a CDS encoding flagellin, which translates to MGLRINQNIDALNSYRNLSVTQGQMSKSLEKLSSGFRINRAADDAAGLAISEGLRSQVGGLKVAVRNAQDGISVVQTTEGALTEVHSILQRLRDLGVQAANDSNNSEARANIETEATQLVEELDRVGKSTNFNGTNLLDGTAGSLAFQVGADGDANSRISVDLSGANVSSIAQDLTTGSLATTGTTWDVDSATLAAGNYTFSSDSGNGVTKDVVVNLAAAPTTVQGLADALKADDNFAQNFSVQVVKDADGAATGISVKALDGGTVAAANPNAAAFSNGTAGVTSPTGLDFSSADAAQASVELLDSKIADISTARANLGAYQNRFEHTIANLNVAVENLSASESRIRDTDMAQEMMSFTRAQILSQAGTAMLAQANQAPQSVLSLLR; encoded by the coding sequence ATGGGTCTTCGTATCAACCAGAACATCGACGCCCTCAACTCGTACCGCAACCTGTCGGTCACGCAGGGCCAGATGTCGAAGTCGCTCGAGAAGCTGTCCAGCGGCTTCCGTATCAACCGCGCCGCTGACGACGCTGCCGGTCTCGCCATCTCCGAGGGCCTGCGCTCGCAGGTCGGTGGCCTCAAGGTCGCCGTCCGCAACGCGCAGGACGGCATCTCGGTCGTGCAGACCACGGAAGGGGCCCTCACCGAGGTCCACTCCATCCTGCAGCGCCTGCGCGACCTGGGCGTCCAGGCCGCCAACGACAGCAACAACAGCGAGGCCCGGGCCAACATCGAGACCGAGGCCACGCAGCTGGTCGAGGAGCTCGACCGGGTCGGCAAGTCGACCAACTTCAACGGGACCAACCTGCTCGACGGCACCGCCGGCAGCCTCGCCTTCCAGGTGGGCGCGGACGGCGACGCCAACAGCCGGATCTCGGTCGACCTGTCGGGTGCCAACGTCAGCAGCATCGCGCAGGACCTGACGACCGGCTCCCTCGCCACCACGGGGACGACCTGGGACGTCGACTCCGCCACCCTCGCCGCCGGCAACTACACCTTCAGCTCGGACTCGGGCAACGGTGTGACCAAGGACGTCGTCGTGAACCTCGCGGCGGCCCCGACCACGGTGCAGGGTCTGGCCGACGCCCTGAAGGCTGACGATAACTTCGCTCAGAACTTCTCGGTCCAGGTCGTGAAGGACGCCGACGGTGCCGCGACCGGCATCTCGGTGAAGGCGCTCGACGGTGGGACGGTGGCCGCGGCCAACCCGAACGCCGCTGCCTTCAGCAACGGCACCGCTGGCGTGACCAGCCCGACCGGTCTGGACTTCTCGTCCGCGGACGCGGCCCAGGCCTCGGTGGAGCTGCTGGACAGCAAGATCGCCGACATCTCCACCGCTCGCGCCAACCTGGGTGCCTACCAGAACCGGTTCGAGCACACCATCGCCAACCTCAACGTGGCCGTCGAGAACCTGTCGGCCTCCGAGAGCCGGATCCGTGACACGGACATGGCGCAGGAGATGATGTCCTTCACCCGGGCGCAGATCCTGTCGCAGGCCGGTACCGCGATGCTCGCCCAGGCGAACCAGGCGCCCCAGAGCGTCCTGTCGCTCCTGCGCTGA